A section of the Flavobacterium ardleyense genome encodes:
- the era gene encoding GTPase Era — protein sequence MTHKAGFVNIIGNPNVGKSTLMNAFVGERLSIITSKAQTTRHRILGIVNGEDFQLILSDTPGIIKPAYEMQASMMNFVKSAFEDADILIYMVEIGEQDLKDEAFFNKIIHAKIPVLLLLNKIDNSNQEQLEQQVAFWSEKVPNAEIFPISALKNFNVPEVFSRIIDLLPESPAYYPKDQLTDKPERFFVNETIREKILLNYSKEIPYAVEIVTEEFFEDENIIRIRSLIMVERETQKGIVIGHKGAALKKVGVEARADLEKFFGKQIHIELYVKVNKNWRSNANMLKRFGYNN from the coding sequence ATGACACACAAAGCAGGATTTGTCAATATAATCGGAAACCCAAACGTTGGGAAGTCAACTCTTATGAATGCCTTTGTAGGTGAAAGGCTTTCTATCATTACATCTAAGGCCCAAACCACAAGACATAGAATTCTTGGAATCGTCAATGGAGAAGATTTCCAATTGATCCTTTCGGATACGCCTGGAATTATCAAACCAGCCTACGAGATGCAAGCTTCTATGATGAATTTTGTAAAATCGGCGTTTGAAGATGCGGATATTCTGATTTATATGGTCGAAATTGGAGAACAAGATCTGAAAGATGAAGCGTTTTTTAATAAAATTATTCACGCGAAGATTCCCGTTTTGCTATTGTTGAATAAGATTGACAATAGTAATCAAGAACAATTGGAACAACAAGTAGCTTTTTGGAGTGAGAAAGTTCCGAATGCTGAAATCTTCCCGATATCGGCACTTAAGAATTTTAATGTGCCAGAGGTTTTTTCTCGTATTATCGACTTACTTCCAGAATCGCCAGCATATTATCCAAAAGATCAATTGACTGACAAACCCGAACGTTTCTTTGTAAATGAAACAATTCGTGAAAAAATACTTCTCAACTACAGTAAAGAAATTCCGTATGCTGTAGAAATTGTAACCGAAGAGTTTTTTGAAGATGAAAATATCATCAGAATTCGTTCTTTGATTATGGTGGAAAGAGAAACACAAAAAGGTATTGTGATAGGCCACAAAGGAGCAGCATTAAAGAAAGTAGGAGTAGAGGCAAGAGCAGATCTTGAAAAGTTTTTTGGAAAACAAATTCACATCGAACTTTATGTGAAAGTCAACAAAAACTGGAGAAGTAATGCGAATATGCTTAAAAGATTTGGTTATAACAACTAG